A single region of the Streptomyces sp. NBC_00236 genome encodes:
- the gcl gene encoding glyoxylate carboligase: MTAARAAVEILKREGVSNAFGVPGAAINPFYAALKASGGVHHTLARHVEGASHMAEGYTRARPGNIGVCIGTSGPAGTDMITGLYSAIADSVPILCITGQAPTAVLHKEDFQAVDIASIAGPVTKAATTVLEAAQVPGVFQQAFHLMRTGRPGPVLIDLPIDVQLTEIEFDPDLYEPLPVHKPAATRKQIERALEMLNASERPLLVAGGGIINADAPELLVEFAELTGIPVVPTLMGWGIIPDDHALNAGMVGLQTSHRYGNATFLESDFVLGIGNRWANRHTGKLDVYTRGRTFVHVDVEPTQLGRIFAPDLGIASDAKAALELFIEVARELKAAGKLKDRSRWAASAQERRATLQRRTHFDNVPLKPQRVYEEMNRAFGPETRYVTTIGLSQIAGAQMLHVYRPRHWINCGQAGPLGWTIPAALGVATADPEGSVVALSGDYDFQFMLEELAVGAQHRIPYVHVLVNNSYLGLIRQAQRNFDIDFQVNLEFENLNSPELGVYGVDHVKVVEGLGCKAIRVTEPDQLLPAFEEAKKLAAEFRVPVVVEAILERVTNIAMSGTDIASVNEFEDVATEPGHAPTAIRPFVKA; this comes from the coding sequence ATGACCGCTGCCCGAGCGGCAGTTGAGATCCTCAAGCGCGAAGGCGTCAGCAACGCGTTCGGTGTGCCGGGCGCGGCGATCAACCCCTTCTACGCGGCCCTCAAGGCCTCCGGCGGGGTTCATCACACGCTCGCCCGCCACGTCGAGGGCGCCTCCCACATGGCGGAGGGCTACACCCGGGCCCGCCCGGGGAACATCGGTGTCTGCATCGGTACGTCGGGACCGGCCGGCACCGACATGATCACCGGCCTCTACTCCGCCATCGCGGACTCCGTCCCGATCCTGTGCATCACCGGCCAGGCCCCGACCGCGGTGCTCCACAAGGAGGACTTCCAGGCCGTCGACATCGCCTCGATCGCGGGTCCGGTCACGAAGGCGGCCACCACCGTCCTGGAGGCCGCGCAGGTCCCCGGCGTCTTCCAGCAGGCCTTCCACCTGATGCGCACCGGCCGTCCCGGACCGGTCCTCATCGACCTGCCGATCGACGTGCAGCTCACCGAGATCGAGTTCGACCCCGATCTGTACGAGCCGCTGCCGGTGCACAAGCCCGCCGCGACCCGCAAGCAGATCGAGCGCGCCCTGGAGATGCTGAACGCCTCCGAGCGCCCGCTGCTCGTCGCGGGCGGCGGCATCATCAACGCCGACGCACCCGAACTCCTGGTGGAGTTCGCCGAGCTGACCGGCATCCCGGTCGTTCCCACCCTGATGGGCTGGGGCATCATCCCGGACGACCACGCGCTCAACGCCGGCATGGTCGGTCTCCAGACCTCGCACCGCTACGGCAACGCGACCTTCCTGGAGTCCGACTTCGTCCTCGGCATCGGCAACCGCTGGGCCAACCGCCACACCGGCAAGCTGGATGTCTACACCCGGGGCCGGACGTTCGTCCACGTCGACGTCGAGCCCACCCAGCTGGGCAGGATCTTCGCCCCCGACCTCGGCATCGCCTCCGACGCCAAGGCCGCGCTGGAGCTGTTCATCGAGGTGGCGCGCGAGCTGAAGGCGGCCGGCAAGCTGAAGGACCGCTCGCGGTGGGCGGCCTCCGCGCAGGAGCGCAGGGCGACGCTCCAGCGGCGCACGCACTTCGACAACGTGCCGCTGAAGCCGCAGCGCGTGTACGAGGAGATGAACCGGGCGTTCGGCCCCGAGACCCGGTACGTCACCACGATCGGCCTCTCCCAGATCGCCGGCGCGCAGATGCTGCACGTCTACCGGCCGCGCCACTGGATCAACTGCGGCCAGGCGGGCCCGCTCGGCTGGACCATCCCGGCCGCCCTGGGCGTCGCGACGGCCGACCCCGAGGGCTCCGTCGTCGCCCTGTCCGGCGACTACGACTTCCAGTTCATGCTGGAGGAGCTCGCGGTCGGCGCGCAGCACCGCATCCCGTACGTGCACGTCCTGGTGAACAACTCCTACCTGGGGCTGATCCGCCAGGCGCAGCGCAACTTCGACATCGACTTCCAGGTCAACCTGGAGTTCGAGAACCTCAACTCCCCGGAGCTGGGCGTCTACGGCGTGGACCACGTCAAGGTCGTCGAGGGCCTGGGATGCAAGGCGATCCGGGTCACCGAGCCGGACCAGCTGCTGCCGGCGTTCGAGGAGGCCAAGAAGCTGGCCGCGGAGTTCCGGGTGCCGGTGGTGGTCGAGGCGATCCTGGAGCGGGTCACGAACATCGCGATGAGCGGTACGGACATCGCGTCGGTCAACGAGTTCGAGGACGTGGCGACGGAGCCGGGCCACGCGCCGACGGCGATCCGGCCGTTCGTGAAGGCCTGA
- a CDS encoding phospholipase D-like domain-containing protein — MTPTLARTRPWSLSRCSASPRSSAPGKRAAGVLLAVTACVAALLAPAQTADAATVPAGPVFNKPTGTASEQQAIRAQVRSVIANADSGSVLRLAMYHLWDETVATDLGAAKARGVSVKVVLDESTLEYRASYDLLRSSLGTSTSAASWVVLCAKDRSCLGTATTGINHNKFLLASSVGDGARKDVVVQLTSNLTPSNYSRYWNSSVTVAGNTAMYDGYVDYFTRLPAQNRAAWSYTYGNAGDYKYYFFPRAGSDATTDTVVNAMDNITCRWTDSAGTARRTTVHAAMLKITRQAVADELRALAGRGCLVDLVYSETDSGTWNALHGVSGITNRCYQHDDDGDSTTPNRIVHSKNWMVDGMYAGTVQKVMFTGSHNWSGSALRDNDEAMLRITTPSVFDAFEANFQAARSAAVPGTSDSVAVCKS, encoded by the coding sequence ATGACACCGACGCTCGCCAGAACCCGCCCCTGGTCCCTGTCCCGGTGCTCCGCCTCCCCGCGTTCCTCCGCGCCGGGCAAGCGCGCGGCCGGCGTGCTGCTGGCCGTCACCGCCTGCGTGGCCGCGCTGCTCGCGCCCGCGCAGACCGCCGACGCGGCGACTGTTCCCGCCGGCCCGGTCTTCAACAAGCCGACCGGCACCGCATCCGAGCAGCAGGCCATCCGCGCCCAGGTCCGCTCCGTGATCGCGAACGCGGACAGCGGCTCGGTCCTGCGGCTCGCGATGTACCACCTGTGGGACGAGACGGTCGCCACGGACCTCGGCGCCGCGAAGGCCCGGGGTGTCAGCGTCAAGGTAGTCCTCGACGAGAGCACCCTGGAGTACCGGGCCTCCTACGACCTCCTCAGGAGCAGCCTCGGCACCAGCACCTCCGCCGCCTCCTGGGTGGTCCTGTGCGCCAAGGACCGCTCATGTCTCGGTACCGCGACGACGGGCATCAACCACAACAAGTTCCTGCTCGCGAGCAGCGTCGGCGACGGCGCCCGGAAGGACGTCGTCGTCCAGCTCACCTCGAACCTGACGCCGTCCAACTACAGCCGCTACTGGAACAGTTCGGTGACCGTCGCCGGCAACACCGCCATGTACGACGGCTACGTGGACTACTTCACCCGTCTCCCGGCCCAGAACCGCGCCGCCTGGTCCTACACGTACGGCAACGCGGGCGACTACAAGTACTACTTCTTCCCCCGCGCGGGCAGCGACGCGACCACGGACACCGTGGTGAACGCCATGGACAACATCACGTGCCGCTGGACCGACTCCGCGGGCACCGCGCGCCGCACCACCGTCCACGCCGCCATGCTGAAGATCACCCGGCAGGCCGTCGCGGACGAGCTGCGCGCGCTGGCGGGCCGGGGCTGCCTGGTCGATCTGGTCTACAGCGAGACCGACTCCGGCACCTGGAACGCCCTGCACGGAGTCTCCGGCATCACGAACCGCTGCTACCAGCACGACGACGACGGCGACTCCACCACGCCCAACCGGATCGTGCACTCGAAGAACTGGATGGTCGACGGCATGTACGCGGGCACCGTCCAGAAGGTGATGTTCACCGGCAGCCACAACTGGAGCGGCTCGGCCCTGCGCGACAACGACGAGGCCATGCTGCGCATCACCACGCCGTCGGTCTTCGACGCGTTCGAGGCCAACTTCCAGGCCGCACGGTCCGCCGCCGTGCCCGGCACCAGCGACAGCGTGGCCGTCTGCAAGAGCTGA
- a CDS encoding catalase has translation MTQRVLTTESGAPVADNQNSATAGAGGPILLQDGHLLEKLARFNRERIPERVVHARGSGAYGYFEVTDDVTGFTRADFLSEVGRRTETFIRFSTVADSLGGADAVRDPRGFALKFYTDEGNYDLVGNNTPVFFIKDPIKFPDFIHSQKRDPFTGRQEPDNVWDFWAHAPEATHQITWLMGDRGIPASYRHMNGYGSHTYQWTNAAGEAFFVKYHFKTNQGVRSLSADQAAELVGKDASSHQTDLLQAIERGVNPSWTLYVQVMPAAEAADYRFNPFDLTKVWPHSDYPLQRVGRLVLDRNPDNVFAEVEQAAFSPNNFVPGIGPSPDKMLQGRLFAYADAHRYRLGVNHTHLPVNAPRTAVVDNYGRDGLHATRNGARHDKNYEPNSYAGPAQTDAAFSAPIAVQGWTGTHEAPAHTKDDDFFQAGELYRLMSDDEKGRLIANIAGGLSQVTRDDVIEKNLAHFHAADAEYGKRVEEAVRALRED, from the coding sequence ATGACGCAGCGCGTGCTTACGACCGAGTCCGGCGCCCCGGTCGCCGACAACCAGAACTCCGCCACCGCCGGCGCCGGAGGCCCGATCCTCCTCCAGGACGGTCACCTCCTGGAGAAGCTCGCCCGCTTCAACCGGGAGCGCATCCCGGAGCGCGTGGTGCACGCCCGGGGTTCCGGCGCGTACGGATACTTCGAGGTGACCGACGACGTCACCGGCTTCACCCGCGCGGACTTCCTCTCCGAAGTGGGCCGCCGTACCGAGACCTTCATCCGGTTCTCCACGGTCGCCGACTCGCTCGGCGGCGCGGACGCGGTACGCGACCCGCGCGGCTTCGCCCTCAAGTTCTATACCGACGAGGGCAATTACGACCTCGTCGGCAACAACACCCCGGTGTTCTTCATCAAGGACCCGATCAAGTTCCCCGACTTCATCCACTCGCAGAAGCGCGACCCGTTCACGGGACGTCAGGAGCCGGACAACGTCTGGGACTTCTGGGCACACGCCCCCGAGGCCACGCACCAGATCACCTGGCTCATGGGCGACCGCGGCATCCCTGCCTCGTACCGCCACATGAACGGCTACGGCTCGCACACCTACCAGTGGACGAACGCCGCGGGTGAGGCCTTCTTCGTCAAGTACCACTTCAAGACGAACCAGGGCGTGCGCTCGCTCTCCGCCGACCAGGCCGCCGAGCTCGTCGGCAAGGACGCCAGCTCCCACCAGACGGACCTGCTCCAGGCGATCGAGCGCGGGGTGAACCCGTCCTGGACGCTGTACGTGCAGGTCATGCCGGCCGCCGAGGCCGCGGACTACCGGTTCAACCCGTTCGACCTCACCAAGGTGTGGCCGCACAGCGACTACCCGCTCCAGCGGGTGGGCCGGCTGGTCCTGGACCGGAACCCGGACAACGTCTTCGCCGAGGTGGAGCAGGCCGCGTTCTCCCCGAACAACTTCGTGCCCGGTATCGGTCCGTCCCCGGACAAGATGCTCCAGGGCCGGCTGTTCGCCTACGCGGACGCGCACCGCTACCGGCTGGGCGTCAACCACACCCACCTTCCGGTGAACGCGCCGCGCACGGCCGTCGTCGACAACTACGGCCGCGACGGGCTGCACGCGACGCGCAACGGGGCCCGGCACGACAAGAACTACGAGCCCAACTCGTACGCGGGCCCGGCCCAGACGGACGCGGCGTTCTCCGCCCCGATCGCCGTCCAGGGCTGGACCGGCACGCACGAGGCGCCCGCCCACACCAAGGACGACGACTTCTTCCAGGCGGGTGAGCTGTACCGGCTGATGTCGGACGACGAGAAGGGCCGGCTGATCGCCAACATCGCGGGGGGCCTGTCGCAGGTCACGCGCGACGACGTGATCGAGAAGAACCTCGCCCACTTCCACGCCGCGGACGCCGAGTACGGCAAGCGCGTGGAAGAGGCCGTCCGCGCCCTGCGCGAGGACTGA
- a CDS encoding 2-hydroxy-3-oxopropionate reductase, translating into MSNNLPKVAWIGLGIMGSPMSENLIKAGYDVTGYTLEQDKVDRLAAAGGTGASSIAEAVKDADVVITMVPASPQVEAIAYGPEGILENAKRGALLVDMSSITPQTSVDLAKNAAEKGIRVLDAPVSGGEAGAIEAVLSIMVGGEQADFDAAKPVLDALGKTIVLCGPHGSGQTVKAANQLIVAVNIQACAEAVVFLEKSGVDLAAALDVLNGGLAGSTVLTRKKDNFLNRNFAPGFRIDLHHKDMGIVTDAARNVGAALPVGGVVAQLVASLRAQGDGGLDHSALLRSVERLSGQSVQD; encoded by the coding sequence ATGAGCAACAACCTCCCCAAGGTTGCGTGGATCGGGCTCGGCATCATGGGCTCGCCCATGTCCGAGAACCTGATCAAGGCCGGTTACGACGTCACCGGTTACACCCTGGAGCAGGACAAGGTCGACCGGCTGGCCGCGGCCGGCGGCACCGGCGCCTCCTCGATCGCCGAGGCGGTCAAGGACGCGGACGTGGTCATCACGATGGTGCCCGCCTCCCCGCAGGTCGAGGCGATCGCGTACGGCCCCGAGGGCATCCTGGAGAACGCGAAGCGCGGCGCACTGCTGGTCGACATGTCCTCGATCACCCCGCAGACCTCGGTGGACCTGGCGAAGAACGCCGCCGAGAAGGGCATCCGGGTGCTGGACGCCCCCGTCTCGGGCGGCGAGGCCGGAGCCATCGAGGCCGTGCTGTCCATCATGGTGGGCGGCGAGCAGGCCGACTTCGACGCCGCGAAGCCGGTGCTCGACGCGCTGGGCAAGACCATCGTGCTCTGCGGTCCGCACGGATCGGGCCAGACGGTGAAGGCGGCCAACCAGCTGATCGTCGCGGTCAACATCCAGGCCTGCGCCGAGGCCGTGGTCTTCCTGGAGAAGTCGGGCGTCGATCTCGCCGCCGCGCTGGACGTCCTGAACGGCGGACTCGCCGGCTCGACCGTGCTGACCCGCAAGAAGGACAACTTCCTGAACCGGAACTTCGCTCCCGGCTTCCGGATCGACCTGCACCACAAGGACATGGGCATCGTCACGGACGCCGCCCGCAACGTCGGTGCCGCGCTGCCGGTCGGCGGCGTGGTCGCCCAGCTCGTCGCCTCGCTGCGCGCGCAGGGCGACGGCGGCCTGGACCACTCGGCGCTGCTGCGCTCGGTGGAGCGCCTCTCCGGCCAGTCCGTCCAGGACTGA
- a CDS encoding TIM barrel protein produces MGYPDQRFDVNLSILFTELPLLERPAAAAAAGFTAVELWWPWIETPTPPQAELDALKKALDEAGTQLVGLNFYAGQLPGPDRGALSVPGTESDRFRANIEVAADFAASVGCRALNALYGNRVDGVDPAAQDELALENLVTAARAADRIGAVLLIETLNKPESPRYPLVSAPAGIEVVDRVNAATGLGNAKFLLDLYHLSMNGEDLSQVISAYADRTGHVQIADNPGRGAPGTGSLPLEQLLDELTKAGYDGWVGLEYKPGDRPSAESFAWLPATARAAR; encoded by the coding sequence ATGGGCTACCCGGACCAGCGCTTCGATGTGAACCTTTCGATCCTCTTCACGGAACTCCCGCTCCTGGAGCGACCCGCGGCAGCCGCCGCGGCGGGCTTCACCGCGGTCGAGCTGTGGTGGCCGTGGATCGAGACCCCCACCCCTCCGCAGGCCGAGCTCGACGCGCTGAAGAAGGCGCTCGACGAGGCGGGCACCCAGTTGGTGGGGCTGAACTTCTACGCCGGACAGCTGCCCGGCCCCGACCGCGGCGCTCTCTCCGTGCCCGGCACGGAGTCGGACCGCTTCCGGGCCAACATCGAGGTGGCGGCAGACTTCGCCGCCTCGGTCGGCTGCAGGGCGCTCAACGCGCTCTACGGCAACCGGGTCGACGGTGTCGACCCGGCCGCGCAGGACGAACTCGCTCTGGAGAACCTGGTCACCGCCGCCCGCGCGGCCGACCGGATCGGGGCGGTCCTGCTGATCGAGACCCTGAACAAGCCGGAGTCACCGCGCTACCCGCTGGTGAGCGCGCCGGCCGGGATCGAGGTCGTGGACCGCGTCAACGCGGCGACGGGCCTCGGCAACGCGAAGTTCCTGCTGGACCTGTACCACCTGTCGATGAACGGCGAGGACCTCAGCCAGGTCATCTCCGCCTACGCCGACCGGACCGGTCACGTCCAGATCGCGGACAACCCGGGCCGCGGCGCGCCCGGCACCGGCTCGCTCCCGCTGGAACAGCTGCTCGACGAGCTGACGAAGGCCGGTTACGACGGCTGGGTCGGCCTGGAGTACAAGCCGGGCGACCGGCCGAGCGCCGAGTCCTTCGCGTGGCTCCCGGCCACCGCGCGGGCCGCCCGCTGA
- a CDS encoding cellulose binding domain-containing protein has protein sequence MKSLAKSRIRAAAAAAATVALGCTALAAVPSSASAADGSLSVQYRTSASGATADQSEPWLKVRNTGSAAVQLSSVKVRYYFKGEAAGDAYRFACSWAVKGCANITGTFGTLASPTATADRYLEIGFTAGAGSLAPGADTGDMQLRFYRSSWQTLVQSDDYSFDAGRTAYGDWSKVTAQLGGATVWGQAPEGNDPTDPTDPTDPTDPPEGAPTLFDDFNYSGHTDPQIAAHGWSVRSNSGGPGVPGATWAPENVTFAAQSGNSVMNLETSTAGSGGSTKQTEILTQSMKFRNGTYAARVKFNDAPVSGPDGDHLVQTFFTINDLKAPMADDYAEYDFEYLPNGGWGESGNILYTTSWETYRPDPWEAVNAHSEARQSFAGWHDLVVTINDSAITYYVDGQLFGTHGAAYLPERGMSINFNQWLIDLAGQTSTTPRSYDQQVDYVLHVKDQVLTPAQVGAKVAAFRTAGTTFQDTVPAG, from the coding sequence ATGAAGTCACTCGCGAAGAGCCGGATCCGCGCGGCGGCGGCAGCCGCCGCCACCGTGGCCCTGGGCTGTACGGCCCTGGCCGCCGTCCCGTCGTCGGCGAGCGCCGCCGACGGATCGCTCAGCGTGCAGTACCGCACCAGTGCGTCGGGAGCCACCGCCGACCAGAGCGAACCCTGGCTGAAGGTGCGCAACACCGGCAGCGCGGCCGTACAGCTCAGCTCCGTCAAGGTCCGCTACTACTTCAAGGGCGAGGCGGCGGGCGACGCCTACCGGTTCGCCTGCTCCTGGGCGGTGAAGGGCTGCGCGAACATCACCGGTACGTTCGGCACGCTCGCCTCCCCGACCGCCACCGCCGACCGCTACCTGGAGATCGGCTTCACCGCCGGTGCGGGATCGCTCGCGCCGGGCGCCGACACCGGAGACATGCAGCTGCGCTTCTACCGGTCGAGCTGGCAGACCCTGGTGCAGAGCGACGACTACTCCTTCGACGCGGGCCGGACGGCGTACGGCGACTGGTCGAAGGTGACCGCGCAGCTCGGTGGCGCCACGGTCTGGGGCCAGGCCCCGGAGGGCAACGATCCGACGGATCCGACCGACCCGACGGACCCGACCGATCCGCCGGAGGGCGCGCCGACCCTGTTCGACGACTTCAACTACAGCGGGCACACGGACCCGCAGATCGCCGCGCACGGCTGGAGCGTCCGCTCCAACTCCGGTGGACCGGGGGTGCCCGGCGCCACCTGGGCGCCGGAGAACGTCACGTTCGCCGCCCAGAGCGGAAACTCGGTGATGAACCTGGAGACGTCGACCGCGGGCAGCGGCGGGTCGACGAAGCAGACCGAGATCCTGACCCAGTCGATGAAGTTCCGCAACGGCACGTATGCGGCCCGGGTGAAGTTCAACGACGCGCCGGTCTCCGGCCCCGACGGCGACCATCTCGTCCAGACGTTCTTCACCATCAACGACCTCAAGGCGCCGATGGCGGACGACTACGCGGAGTACGACTTCGAGTACCTGCCGAACGGCGGCTGGGGCGAGAGCGGCAACATCCTCTACACGACGTCGTGGGAGACCTACCGCCCGGACCCGTGGGAGGCGGTCAACGCGCACAGCGAGGCCCGGCAGAGCTTCGCGGGCTGGCACGACCTGGTCGTGACGATCAACGACAGCGCGATCACGTACTACGTCGACGGCCAGCTGTTCGGGACCCACGGTGCGGCGTATCTGCCGGAGCGGGGCATGTCGATCAACTTCAACCAGTGGCTGATCGACCTGGCCGGGCAGACGAGCACGACGCCGCGCTCGTACGACCAGCAGGTGGACTACGTCCTGCACGTGAAGGACCAGGTCCTCACCCCGGCGCAGGTGGGCGCCAAGGTGGCGGCGTTCCGCACGGCGGGGACGACGTTCCAGGACACGGTGCCGGCCGGGTGA
- a CDS encoding beta-N-acetylhexosaminidase yields the protein MPASRPEQSLVPRPRKVSARPGRFTLDQDTSVRAYPGAEGAADLLRTLLAPATGLPLPPSATGRIVLALDPQLGGLGEEGYGLTIGPDSLLLRAARLPGLLCGVQTIRQLLPAEALSGTAPRDAPWMLPCVEISDVPAHPWRGSMLDVARHFQPVSYLRRYVDLMALHKLNTLHLHLTDDQGWRMPVPAYPRLTGIGGHRRQSMSGPPGRGDESFDGIPHSGAYTRQELRDLVRYAAARGVRVVPEIEMPGHVRAALAAHPELGNDPGRRLDVWTRWGVCDTVFGVHEEVFDFCRTVLEEVMDVFPSPYIHIGGEECPTTEWEASPAARARAAAEGLPDARALHGWFMGRIGSFLVEQGRRPVGWAETGTELPLEFTVMTWRDPAHALAAARRGHQVVAAHHRATYLDYAQSDDPREPAAQPGPPVGLRAVHGNRPVPDGWDAADAARVLGTQAQLWTEYARTPEQIEYLTYPRLCALADRAWSGGRSDWPGFLSRLGRHTARLDALGVGYRPLNPRSLQTTSPGAAPPR from the coding sequence GTGCCCGCATCACGCCCGGAACAGTCCCTCGTGCCCCGCCCCCGCAAGGTCTCGGCCCGCCCCGGCCGGTTCACCCTCGACCAGGACACCTCGGTACGGGCCTATCCCGGCGCGGAGGGCGCCGCGGACCTGCTGCGCACCCTGCTCGCCCCGGCCACCGGCCTGCCCCTGCCGCCCTCCGCCACCGGCCGCATCGTGCTGGCGCTCGATCCCCAGCTGGGCGGCCTCGGCGAGGAGGGGTACGGGCTCACCATCGGCCCCGACTCCCTGCTGCTGCGCGCCGCGCGGCTCCCGGGCCTGCTCTGCGGTGTCCAGACGATCCGTCAGCTGCTGCCCGCCGAGGCCCTGTCGGGCACGGCGCCGCGGGACGCGCCGTGGATGCTGCCCTGTGTCGAGATCAGCGACGTGCCCGCGCATCCGTGGCGGGGGTCGATGCTCGACGTGGCCCGGCACTTCCAGCCGGTCTCGTATCTGCGCCGGTACGTGGACCTGATGGCGCTGCACAAGCTCAACACGCTCCATCTCCACCTCACCGACGACCAGGGCTGGCGGATGCCCGTCCCCGCCTACCCCCGGCTGACCGGGATCGGCGGTCACCGCAGGCAGTCGATGTCCGGGCCGCCGGGGCGCGGCGACGAGTCCTTCGACGGGATTCCGCACTCGGGGGCGTACACCCGGCAGGAACTGCGGGACCTGGTCCGCTACGCGGCGGCGCGCGGGGTGCGGGTGGTGCCGGAGATCGAGATGCCGGGCCATGTGCGCGCGGCGCTGGCCGCCCATCCCGAGCTGGGCAACGACCCTGGGCGGCGGCTGGACGTGTGGACCCGCTGGGGCGTCTGCGACACCGTGTTCGGCGTCCACGAGGAGGTCTTCGACTTCTGCCGGACGGTGCTGGAGGAGGTCATGGACGTCTTCCCGTCCCCGTACATCCACATCGGCGGCGAGGAGTGCCCGACCACCGAGTGGGAGGCGAGTCCGGCGGCGCGGGCGCGGGCCGCCGCCGAGGGGCTGCCCGACGCCCGGGCGCTGCACGGCTGGTTCATGGGCCGGATCGGTTCGTTCCTGGTCGAGCAGGGCAGGCGCCCGGTCGGCTGGGCCGAGACGGGCACCGAACTGCCCCTCGAATTCACGGTGATGACGTGGCGCGACCCGGCCCACGCGCTGGCGGCCGCCCGCCGCGGCCATCAGGTGGTCGCCGCGCACCACCGGGCCACCTACCTCGACTACGCCCAGTCCGACGACCCCCGCGAACCGGCCGCGCAGCCGGGCCCGCCCGTCGGTCTGCGGGCCGTCCACGGCAACCGGCCCGTGCCGGACGGCTGGGACGCGGCGGACGCGGCCCGCGTGCTGGGCACCCAGGCCCAGCTGTGGACCGAGTACGCGCGCACGCCGGAGCAGATCGAGTACCTGACCTACCCACGGCTGTGCGCCCTCGCGGACCGCGCCTGGTCGGGCGGGCGCAGCGACTGGCCCGGCTTCCTGTCCCGCCTCGGCCGGCACACGGCGCGGCTCGACGCACTCGGCGTCGGCTACCGCCCCCTCAACCCCCGGTCGCTCCAGACCACTTCCCCAGGAGCAGCGCCACCCCGGTAG
- a CDS encoding carbohydrate ABC transporter permease, translating into MTLLRPRIRRIPLNAAAVLTVLVCLFPVYWMISTAFKPSRDIQSADPKLFPHTWTLDHFRTAVRADGFELFWRNSILVTLSAILLALLVAIGSAYAVARMRWKGRRQFMLMVFIAQMAPWESLIIPIYIISRDTDMLDRLPTLTLVYFMVTLPFSIVVLRGFIATIPPELEEAAQVDGCTRTGAFRRVALPLLAPGLMATSLFGFITAWNEFAYANFLIIKHQDSRTLPVWLSSFQNTFGTDWGATMAASTLFALPALVVFLLLQRHVTSGFAAGAVKG; encoded by the coding sequence ATGACCCTGCTGCGCCCGAGGATCCGGCGGATCCCGCTGAACGCCGCCGCCGTACTGACCGTCCTGGTCTGTCTGTTCCCCGTCTACTGGATGATCTCGACCGCGTTCAAACCGTCGCGGGACATCCAGTCCGCCGACCCGAAGCTCTTCCCGCACACCTGGACGCTCGACCACTTCCGCACGGCCGTGCGGGCCGACGGGTTCGAGCTGTTCTGGCGCAACAGCATCCTGGTGACACTCAGCGCGATCCTGCTGGCCCTGCTCGTCGCCATCGGCTCGGCGTACGCCGTGGCACGGATGCGCTGGAAGGGGCGCCGGCAGTTCATGCTCATGGTCTTCATCGCCCAGATGGCGCCCTGGGAGTCGCTGATCATCCCGATCTACATCATCTCCCGCGACACGGACATGCTCGACCGGCTGCCGACCCTCACGCTCGTCTACTTCATGGTCACGCTGCCGTTCTCGATCGTGGTGCTGCGCGGCTTCATCGCCACCATTCCGCCGGAACTGGAGGAGGCCGCGCAGGTCGACGGCTGCACCCGGACCGGCGCGTTCCGGCGGGTGGCGCTGCCCCTGCTCGCACCGGGGCTGATGGCGACCTCGCTGTTCGGCTTCATCACCGCGTGGAACGAGTTCGCGTACGCCAACTTCCTGATCATCAAGCACCAGGACAGCCGCACCCTGCCGGTCTGGCTGTCGTCGTTCCAGAACACCTTCGGCACCGACTGGGGCGCCACCATGGCCGCCTCGACCCTCTTCGCCCTGCCCGCGCTGGTCGTCTTCCTGCTCCTCCAGCGCCATGTCACCTCCGGCTTCGCAGCCGGCGCCGTCAAGGGCTGA